The DNA sequence CACCAGAGGCAGGGCGAGAGAGGTTTGCGTCTCAGGCAAGATTAAATCGGTCAAGGTAACATTCCTGTCTTTAAGTTTAAAATCAACGAACGGCAGAGGGCATTTCTGATGCTGCTGGCCGCATCTCCTGCCAGTGATTTTCGATGTAACGCGTGGCTTCCGTGCGCTCAAGCGGCCCGGCTATGCTTTTCCAGCCGGGCGGAACGGCAGCAAAAGCAGGCCAGAGACTGTATTGCTCGCGTGCGTTAATCAGCACGAGGAAGGTCAGCGTTTCATCATCAAAAGGATTTTGTTGTTCAGTCATGATCGATACCTGTAGAAGTAAGAAGTGCATCAGAAACCACAGAAGGGGGCAGAAAATCCGCCAGCAGCCAGCGGCAGCCTTCAATCAGGCCATCACGCCAGCAGCGGGCGTCGTGGCCGCCGGAATAGACCCGAAACTGCAAATGGTGTCCGGCAGCACGCAGCTCAGGCGCAATCTGCTGGTTAACAAATTCGATATTGCGTTCGCGGTTGCCCACTTCCTGAAAAATATGCAGCTGCCCGGCCGGTAAATTTCCGGCCTGAAGCTGCTGAAACAACAGCCCAGGCGGGTGCTGTTCTCGCCGGTCAAAAGCATGAATAAATTGCAGGTTGGGCCACCAGAAAGAGCCGGACTGGCTGAGGATGCGGCCAAAGCGAGCGGGGCGGTGCAGACCGGCATACAGCGCGGCCAGCCCGCCATAGCTTTGTCCGGCCACTAAAGTGCGATCGCCATCCTCACTGAAAGCCTGGTGCTGGCGGATTAACGGCATCAGCTCCTGCTCAATGGCCTGCCAGAACTGCGAATTGCAGGGAAGTTCCGCCTCGCGGTGCTGGCCGTTAATCGCATCAATAAATAACCAGCAGGCGGCAGGCAGATGACCCGCTTCGGTTTCCGCAGCCAGCGCGGAAAAAATCGGCTGGCCTTCCACCCAGTTTTGTCCGTCGAGCAAAATGGCCAGCGGGCGCTGGTCAGGCCGGGAGGTATGTCCGCTGGTCCATAACCAGACACGACGCTGATTATTGAGTATTTCGCTCTGCCAGGTCAGTTGCAGCAGCGCATCTGGCGGCGTCGCTTCACCGCGATCCCACCCTTGCCATGCGGCGATCCACGGCGCTTTCGGCATGCGGGCGGCGCTTAACGGATGACGACGGCTGTTAAGAAAGGGCTGCTGATGATTAAGCGGATCGGCAACAGCCAGCGGCATCAGCGAAATCCACCAGGCTCTTTGCTGCAAACGCGCGGTCTCTGCATCGCTGCTGAAAACTGGCGGCAGATGCTCCGCCGTAATGGGGATCAGGCTGTAGCTGCCGCGCCACCGGTCATCGATTACCGTTGACCAGTGCCAAACATTACTGTTGCTTATGCGCTTTAGGCTGGTGGGCGTAGGGCTGTGATGATTTGTTACGCCGTTCACGTGCACATAGACGCGTTCAATAACGGAATTTTGTTCATCGCCCTGCGGATCGCGCCAGAAGAAATGCATGTCAACGCGTCCTTCATCCACATATTCAACCAGCGGCGTGCCTGTTTCATGCAACCGTCGCCACCAGGTGTCTTCACCTAAATCGTTTTCTGACAACAGTTTAGATGCAGTTCCTGCGGGAAAATCTTGCCGTAACGTCATATCCCTTGCCCTCTGAAACATCTGGCGACATTTTCAAACATTATTGCCAGACTCTTTACACTATCAAACGCAATGCAAATGCTATTGATAACGATTTACATTTGCAATATGATTTTGACGTAAATTTTACTTACTGATTTCCGTACAGTTTCTGGGGAAACCGCAACCCCCGGTGGGCGTTAACACGCCTGTGCTGTGCAGGCGTCCGCGGATTTTTAATGACAAGGTAGTTTGAAGAGATGGCATTCATGGCTGGTAAATTAGAAAATTCAGTGACCTCTGCAATGACGATCCCTTTTAAAAAATCCAGATTACATCTGGCGTTAACACCGCTTTTTCTGCTGACGACGTTTTCGGGTACGGCCTTTGCCGAAGAGACCATGACCGTCAGTGCGGATACCCGCGAAAGCGTCACTGCCCCCATGCCGGGACTGGTGGCGAAAGAGAGTGCTTCCGGGACGAAAACCGCCACGCCGCTGCGCAAAACACCGCAGTCCATTTCGGTGGTGACGCGTCAGCAGATGGACGATCAGGCTGCGGCTTCCGTTGCCGATGCGCTGAACTACTCCAGCGGCATCGTCACCAACTATCGCGGTAACTCTAATCGTAACGACGAGATCATCAGCCGCGGTTTTCGCTATGCGCCCAAGGTGCTGGACGGCCTGACTTATGGCCTGTCGGCCCGCAGCGGCGGGGGGGCCGGGCAAATTGACCCGTGGCTGCTGGAGCGCATTGAGATGATCCACGGTCCGGCCTCCGTACTGTACGGGCAGGTCAGCCCCGGCGGACTGGTCAGCATGACCAGCAAGCGGCCCACCGCGCAGAGTATCCATAAAATTCAGCTCAGTACCGGCAACAAACACTACGGCGAAGCGGCGTTCGATTTTGGCGGTAAGCTGAACGATGACAACACGCTGTTTTATCGTCTGAACGGCGTTGGCAGCACCAGACATGAGTTTGTAAGAGGCGAAAAGCAGCAACGCGTGGCGATTGCGCCGGCCATCACCTGGCTACCGAACGCCGACACCAGCTTTACCTTACTGACCAGTTACCAGAACGAACCCAAAGCGGGCTACCGTAACTTTCTGCCAGCCAGCGGCACGCTGCTGAGTACCAGCGCCGGCTATTTGCCGTACGATTTTAACGTCAGCGAACCGAGCTTTAACCAGTCGAAACGTGAGCAGACGTCCGTTGGCTATAGTGTCGAACACACCTTTAACGAGGTGTTCAGCTTCCAGCAGAACCTGCGCTACAGCAATATCGATGAGTCGTACAAATACGTTGTCTTTACCACGGCGAATACCCGTAACAACGACCACACTATCAATCGTCGCCCGCAGCATGACAAAGTGGAAACCGAAGAGTTGGGCCTGGATAACCAGCTGAAGGCGTTATTCAGCACCGGGCAGGTCGAACATACCCTGGTGGGCGGTCTGGATTACAAGTGGAGCGATATCGACAGCA is a window from the Pantoea sp. CCBC3-3-1 genome containing:
- a CDS encoding TonB-dependent siderophore receptor — its product is MAGKLENSVTSAMTIPFKKSRLHLALTPLFLLTTFSGTAFAEETMTVSADTRESVTAPMPGLVAKESASGTKTATPLRKTPQSISVVTRQQMDDQAAASVADALNYSSGIVTNYRGNSNRNDEIISRGFRYAPKVLDGLTYGLSARSGGGAGQIDPWLLERIEMIHGPASVLYGQVSPGGLVSMTSKRPTAQSIHKIQLSTGNKHYGEAAFDFGGKLNDDNTLFYRLNGVGSTRHEFVRGEKQQRVAIAPAITWLPNADTSFTLLTSYQNEPKAGYRNFLPASGTLLSTSAGYLPYDFNVSEPSFNQSKREQTSVGYSVEHTFNEVFSFQQNLRYSNIDESYKYVVFTTANTRNNDHTINRRPQHDKVETEELGLDNQLKALFSTGQVEHTLVGGLDYKWSDIDSRLWRDNNTSRYTLDWTNPTRVSVNESAFTLTTSTRTKLDQVGVYLQDQLEWNNWNLLLSGRNDWTEVRTQDAVADTDTQQNDNKMTGRAGLLYAFDNGLSPYVSYSTSFEPNLNTGAPGADPFKPTTGEQYEAGIKFQPVGSDTVMTLSAFHINQKNISSYNSVTGYNEQIGKVRSKGVETEIHSQITPEIAVIAAYTYTDSVTKASNIAGQTGNTPPNIPRHAASGWGSYSFLNGALQGLTLGSGVRYTGTAAGDYVGQLRVPHYTLYDVMAKYELDQAIPALRGTTVQLNVNNLEDKHYVASCSNTSACFYGSGRTIVGSVSYSW
- a CDS encoding MbtH family protein — translated: MTEQQNPFDDETLTFLVLINAREQYSLWPAFAAVPPGWKSIAGPLERTEATRYIENHWQEMRPAASEMPSAVR
- the fes gene encoding enterochelin esterase, with protein sequence MTLRQDFPAGTASKLLSENDLGEDTWWRRLHETGTPLVEYVDEGRVDMHFFWRDPQGDEQNSVIERVYVHVNGVTNHHSPTPTSLKRISNSNVWHWSTVIDDRWRGSYSLIPITAEHLPPVFSSDAETARLQQRAWWISLMPLAVADPLNHQQPFLNSRRHPLSAARMPKAPWIAAWQGWDRGEATPPDALLQLTWQSEILNNQRRVWLWTSGHTSRPDQRPLAILLDGQNWVEGQPIFSALAAETEAGHLPAACWLFIDAINGQHREAELPCNSQFWQAIEQELMPLIRQHQAFSEDGDRTLVAGQSYGGLAALYAGLHRPARFGRILSQSGSFWWPNLQFIHAFDRREQHPPGLLFQQLQAGNLPAGQLHIFQEVGNRERNIEFVNQQIAPELRAAGHHLQFRVYSGGHDARCWRDGLIEGCRWLLADFLPPSVVSDALLTSTGIDHD